TCATCCTCCAAATCCGGAACGTTGTTAAAGGTAACGATGCCGAATCTTTTATTCCCTTCCTGTGTCCCGTTGGATAGAATAGTAAACTGATTGAAGTCGCCAGGTGCGGTGGTGTTAAACCGCAGCGTGGCATCTTTCTCCGCCTTCAGGTTAATAAGCCCATTCTCGCCCGGGTACGACTTAGCCGTTCTGGCGCTCTCCATCTTGCCGGGAATCGTCGCGGATACGTATAGAACGCCGGATTCCGAGCCGATTTGCGGAATCTTAACGGTTCCGTACGTGCTTTCCGTTACCGTTGCGCCGAGTACTTCGAGATCCGTTGGCCTGCGATATACCTTCACGACAGTGCCCTCAGGCAGACCCGACACTTGGATCTCATCGTCCAGTCCCTCAAGGTAGTTGTTCACCTTGATCGACGATACGTGAGGCGCAGGCGTTTCGTCAGGCGGATATACTGCATTGGAAAATCCGAGCACCAATCCGTCCGCAGAGATCGCTGCAATTTTATATGCCGGGAAATCGTCGAAACCCGGTCCGACGTCCACATGCGACAACAACGGAGTTTCCGAAACCAGACCAGTCCACGGGGAGTTGTCCTCAAGTTCCAAGGTGCCTGGCTTAAATACCGGATCAGTTAGCGCAGCTTCCGTGTCATACGTGCGGAAAAGGCTGAACTTGACCGCTTGCTTCGGTTTATTCCAGGCAAACTTGACGCTGCTGCCGTCCCTTTGCACATAGGGATATATTTGTCCGCGCGGCATTTCTTCTACGGTTACGCCGCTGAAGCTTGCATCTTTGGCCGCAGCGACACCCGCATAGACTGCATAAGGGAACGGGGTAAATATCCGCTTCACCATTTGCCATTTCACGCCTTCTCGGGACACATAGGCGTGAATGAAATGCGAATCGTAGTCGCGAACCAGCTTCAGATACGGATAATCTTCCGCGCGAAGTCCGATCAGCATTGCATTCATCGGGCTTTTCTTCTCTTCTGAGAAGGCGTGGCGGGAATCCCTTGTCCGGTTCTGCAATACAAGATTGCCGTCCTGATCGGCGCCGAAATAAATATACCGGGTATTGTCCTGCAGCTTATCGCGCATCATGATGCCGCTTGCGCTTCCGTTCCAGCTGTCCAGCTTCGCACTGACGGCGCTGCTTCCGGCAGCCGCTTGGTTTACAAAATGCAGCCAATCCCGGATATCCCGATCGTAGATGATCAGGTCGTTGCCTTCTCCCAGGCCGTGGCCGTTCGCGCCGGTAATCGCGATGCTCGAACCGGACACCGCCGCTTTGCCCGCCGTCGTGCCGATGCGTTCGTCACGCCATGCCATGCCGGGCAGTCCGGACACCGGGACAGTCAGAGTAACCTTTGCCCGATAGGATTCATCTCCCGCTCCAATCCCGTTCACAGCGGAAACTTTATAGTAGTACACTTTGCCGTTTTGAACCGTGGAATCTTTGTAGTAGTTCCCTTTTACCCCTGTAGCAATAACCGCGTACTTGCCGTTTTCCGTTTCCGATCGGGTAATGGTGTAGGATTGTGCACCGGCCGTCGTTTTCCAGGTAATTCCCGCATAACCGTTTCCGGCCAACGCGCTTGCAAAATCAACCGTATCCGGTTCCTTGTCCCTTTGATAATCGGACGTTAATTTCAACACCATTGCCGTCTTTGGCGATACAGTCACTTTCCCGGTGCGCGCAATCGGAAGCTGCTGACCGGATACGAGATCAAGGACGGTTGTTCCTTTATAATCCGTCGGTATTTTGACCTCGAAGGATCGTTCGTTTCCATAAACGCCGCGGGTCGTATTGAAAATCATGAAATACTTCCCGTACCTTGCGGTCAGCAAATCCGGGTAACCGGCGTAAGGCGTGTCCGCCTCGAAATTGTCGCGGTCCGTCTTGCCGACGCCGGACTGATACGTGATCGGAATGATTTCTCCCGCCGTCGATTGCGGTGCCGTTGCGCCGTTCGTCAACTGGTCTTCGAAGAAAATCATGTCGATATTGTCCATGCGAATCCAATAGTCCTGATATTGATATTTGCCGTCGGTCGCAATTTGGACGATGTGGTCGTAATTATCGCCAAGAACGTGCAGTCTGCCGTTTGCACTGTAGCCTTTGTTAAGCTCGTTCAGGTTGCCGAACATTCTGAAGTCGCCATCCCGCAGCGAGATGAACATATTGTCGACGTCCGCCCAGGCAAACTGCTCGTAATCGGCCGGGTTTACGCCAAGCGCCGCAATTTCACCTTCCGTATAGTAATCGAAATCCGTTTGCGGAAGAACGGCTCCCGCCGCTACGCTGTCAAACCGTTCGTAATCGTCGCGGGTCTCCGAAATGTACTTATACGTCTCCGCCAGATGGTAATCCTCTCCGCTATTCGTGCCTCTGGTTCCGAAGGTGAAATTGAACAGTTGGTGATCCGCAAGCTGCTGCTGCGCGAAACCGACCGCTTCCTTCGCATACTGCCAGTACTCGTTCCATTCCGGGCCGCTGTACCTTTGCTCGTTGTGAACCATCTCCATTTCCAGAGATGCGTACTGCATCGCCATCCCGGTTGAAGTTCTCGCACCATACGCGTAGAAACCTGCAAAAGCCGTGTTCCGCTCATCCGTGACTTGTTCCGCTCTCATAATTCGTTTCCCGCCTTCATCCACACCCATGTACCGGGTAAACCCGCGGGCATGCATGTTTTTCAATGCCAGCTTCAGGATTTGATCGTTCAATTCCTCATCGCCGGGGTGGTTTAACGTTTTGTAGAAGTACTTCAAAAGGTAATTGGCCGCCTCGCCGTAATTGGCGACATATCCGTTCTCCCTTGTCTGCCCCGCTTCCGTCAGGCCGGTGTAATGCTCGCCGTACGGCAGCCGCCTGACGACGTTCCCGTTCGCATCCAGCTTGCTCTTCGCGAGTCCTTTAGCGACAATTTGCAAGTAATCTTCCGTGAACCTGGCCGTCTGGTCATGATAGAACAAGGAATGGTACAAATCCAATTCTTCGCCGTTCGTGCCGACCAGCACTTCTTCTCCTAGGAACGGTTGCCCCCCTACCGCTTCAAGAAGAATCTGATGGCTGCGCTCTTTTCCTTCAAAGAACGGAGAGCCGATCAGGCGAAGACCTTCGTGCGCTTCCCATGCGCCTTCATACGTGTACAACACTTGATTATAGATATAGGACAATCTGGAACGGGCAAAGTCAAAATTCGCTTTCAACACGCGCTCCCACGCTTCACGGCGAGTTAATTCGCCGCCATTCCAGTCTACTCCCGCAAGCGAGTACAGTCCGTCGAGCGTTCCCGTCACAAACGGCTGATCGAGGAATGCGTTGAATGCCGCCTCGCCATAGATGGCGTCGTCCTTGATGAGCTGTTCGACAATATACAACGCCTCGCCTAATGCGCCATAATAGCCGCCCCAGTCGCCTTGATGACCGCCCCTTGTCACCAGCCTGATATTGCCATAGTAATCTTTGACATGGTTGTCGATCACTTTGAAAATACGTTGAAGCGCCGCCTTCTTCGCTTCCGCCGTCTTGGCAGGAGACCAGTCATATTGGAGCGCATTCGCATAAAACCGCAGATCGTCCTTATACCGTTCAATCGATAATTTGGCATTCGGGCTGCCGTCTATTATAGCGGAATACGAACTGAACGTATTGACCATGTTTAACATATATTGGTCAACGATGGCTTGCTTCTCTGCATCCGTTATATCGTCTCTTAGATAGGAGTTTCCTTCCTTGAGCTTGGAGCCCTGCACCTCGCCGGACACATCCAGATAGGCTTCGTTATGCGTATACGCGTTGTAATACCCTCTGGACGGCTGGTCCACGTTCGTGCCGAAGTTCCCGCTATACGTCCTTACCGTTATTTCGACAGTATTGCGCCCGTGTGTATGCTCGAGCGGAAGCAGCGTCGTACAGTAATAAAACCGATTCGGCAGCGCGCCGCTTGTCCCCATCTCGAGCGCCTGGTAGTCGCCGACGCGGCGGTACCCGATCTGCTCCCCGTTAATGTACACCATCGTTTTGTAGCTTGATGCATCGCTCCCCCAGAACTTAACGGTGAAATAGTTTTGGGCAGTCGGGTCGACCTTCATCGTAAAAGTCATTTCCCCGCCCTGGATATCGGCCGGAGTGCGCGGAAGCGCAACCCGCGTGGATTCCCCTAACGCACCGATAACTGCGTTTGTGTAATCACCCTTGAACCGGTGTGCCTGCTCCGATTCCGGGTTCCCGAATATCATCTCGTCTAAAATGCCTTTCGTTATTTCTTCCTCCTCAGCCATAACTTCGCCGGATCCGATCGCCCCTGTCACCGGCATTGCAATTGCAGCGATAAGAACCACAATCAAGATTCGCCTCGCAAGTCTGAACACATTGGTCTGCATTCATCTACCTCCCTATGTTTTGAAAGAACCAGTAACGACATATATACATTCGGTCACATATTCTTTTCGGTCCCCTCTCCATATTCGAATGGCATGAATGCGTTTACATCCGATGCTGATAATCAGGTTATCACGGATAGAAGCTTATAGAAACGTACTTTTTTAAGCTTCTACCGCGTGTTTTTTAAGAGATTCCTAGAGATAGCGCCCATGCTGGGCGCACACAAGAAAAACCCGACAACAATTTGTCGGGTTTTGTATACGTTCGAGACTGGATTATTCGATTACGTCAGATTCTACAGCTTGGTGACGTTGGCAGCTTGCGGTCCCCGGTTGCCTTGTGTGATCTCGAATTCAACCGCTTGACCTTCATCCAAAGATTTAAAGCCTTCGCCTTGAATTGCCGAGTAATGAACGAAAACGTCTTCTCCATTCTCAACTTGAATGAAGCCATAACCTTTCTCTGCGTTAAACCACTTTACTGTTCCTTTCAATTGAACAACCTCCTAAAATAACGTCGTTTGAACGACGAGTATTCCCAGTATACACCTTTTCTGGGGCTGAAGCAATTACACGTTAATAAGTAAGCCATGCTCCGATCCCGGTATGAACGGCAGCTTCGTCGCAAATAACTCTGCGGACCCGCCGTTTTCCCGGACGACCTCAAGCAGCTGCTGCAATTGCGGGTACGGTTCCCACTTCAGCGACATCAGCGGATAAATTCGGATGCTTCCTCCCGGCCGGCATACACGCATCATCTCCAGCAGGGAGCGCTTATGGAATGAGAAATCAAATTGCTCTTCATACAGAAACAAAAAGTGGCTGCACAGGACGAGCGAAAACCGGTTATCCGCAAAAGGCAGCTCAGGCAGGCTGCCTGCCGAATAGCAGGACGCTCTGGCTTCCTCTTGTGTGAAATGCGCGGCGAACCGCTTCAGCGATACCTCACGAGCGGCGCGGTGTTTACTTATATCTCCATAGTATGTCAAGTCGAGTTGATCGGTTAATTGCTCCAGCTTTTTCGTAGATACCGCAATTTCTTGCTCCGCTTCAGAAATGAGAAGATCCGGCGCCATAGCATAGCGCGGGTCGGCGGCAACCGCCTGCAGACCTCTCTCCCTGGCGTCCGCGGTAAAGGAAGATCCTCCAGCCGCAATGTCGAGTACCTCTCCTGCGCGCAATTCGTTTTCCGGCAAATCAAACATTTTGACATATTCATCGAAATTCCTGCATGTGACGGCTACTCCCGCCTGCTCATACCTGTTCTTCAATACTTTCCTCTCCTCTGCTCAGCTCTTCTCTTCCCATCTCCGCTAAACTATCCTTGCAATTCCAGCTGCCCTGCCCGCATATGCAGCGAAACAGTTTCCACATTCTATCATGATTTTCATTTGATTTCTACCCCTGAATATGGCTATGATTGAAGGATACGACATGATTATGGAGGGAATACCGGTATGTTTAAAAAAGTTCAGATCTATAAAACGGACAAGTACAATATGCTGACCGTGGAAGTACAGGGAAAAACCCTGATTGTCCGTGAAATATCCGACCAATGGGGCGAGGAGTGCCATACGTTCGTCAGCCGTCCGGAAATGCTGCATTGGGCAGTAAACCGGTTTCGTCCGGAAGATTACATTGGGCGCGAAGAAGAACGGGAAGCGATAATAGAGGGTTTTCGCTCGGTATAACCGTAAGAACTTTCCGGATATTTGAAGGAAAATTCATCCTGTATATCGAACACATAACTTTACGGGGCTTTGAATAGGTTGCCTTGAGGGGAGCGTTAGCATAGGTGGATACGACAGCAACGATTATTTTCATCATCGCGGCTTTTGCACTCGGTTTTCTTGTTATAACTCAGCGGAACAACATTCCCGCAAGCCTGCGAAGAGGGATCGCAATCGTCGCAATCGTATTTATTGCGTTTGCCTTTTTCCTGATTGTTTACAGCTTGACGACAATGGGGTCATAACGAGGCCTTCCGCGGGCAAGACTAGGGTCAAACCGTACATGGGAGCGTGATCCTTCGTGAAATGGCTGCCAATCGTTTTGTCCCTGTCTCTGCTGCCGGGAAACGGTGCCACGCAGTACTTGCCTGCGCCCGGTTCCGCGGCCTCGACTACTATACACCAACCGAGGAGGATTCCGATGAACCACGTACCGAAACGTTCTGAGATCGCACCGGAGAACAGCTGGAAGCTGGAAGACTTGTTTGCGAGCCAGGCTGCCTGGGACAAGGAATATTCGCAGGCCAAGGAGCTGATGAAGAAAGTCGAAGTCTTCCAGGGCAAGCTCGCAGACCCGAAAGAGCTCAAAGCTTGCTTCGAGCTTGAGGACGAGCTCTCGCTCCACGTAGAGAGGCTGTATGTGTACGCCAACATGAAGCATCACGAAGATACGACGGAGCCTTCATATCAGGCTTTATCCGAAAAGTCAAAAAAGCTTAGCGTCGAAACCGGAGAGACGTTATCCTTTATTACGCCCGAGGTGCTGAGCCTCGCGGATGCCGAGCTCGACGCGATGATTAACAACCCGGAACTGGCCAAATACCGTCACACGCTCGAAGAGATGCGCCGTCAGAAAGCCCACATTTTGTCCAAAGCGGAAGAAGCGCTGCTTGCCGGAGTCGGAAACGTCAGCCAGGCGCCGGGCACGATATTCAGCATGCTGAACAATGCCGACCTTAAATTTCCGAAGGTCAAGGACGAGAACGGCGAAGAAGTGGAACTGACACAAGGCCGATACATACAATTTCTTGAGAGTAAAAATCGCGAAGTCCGCGAGAGCGCGTTTAAGGCGATGTATGAAACATACGGCAAATTAAAAAATACGATCGCTTCGACGCTGAGCGCGAACGTCACGAAAAACATTTTTTATTCGCGTGCCCGCAAATATCCGTCCGCGCTGGAAATGTCTCTGTACGGTGACAACATTCCGAAGACTGTATACACGAATTTGATTGATACGATCCATAAGCATTTGCCTTTAATGCACCGCTACATGGAGCTGCGCAAGAAGCTGCTCAAGCTCGATGAGCTGCATATGTACGACCTGTTCGCACCGCTCGTGGAAGAGTTCAAAATGGACATCACATTCGAGCAGGCCAAAGGAACCGTCAAAGAAAGCCTTAAGCCGCTGGGCGATGATTATTTGAGCGTCCTGCAGGAGGGCTTTGAGAACAGCTGGATCGATGTATACGAGAACGAAGGCAAGCGGAGCGGAGCGTACAGCTGGGGCGCCTTCGGCACGCATCCCTATGTCCTTCTGAATCACAAAGACAACCTGAACAGCATGTTCACCTTGACGCATGAGATGGGCCACGCCCTTCACTCCTACTACTCGGACAATAATCAGGACTATCGGGACGCGCAGTATACGATCTTCCTCGCTGAGGTGGCGTCAACACTTAACGAAGCGCTTCTGATGGATTATATGCTGAATAAATCTACGGATCCAAAGGAAAAAATGTACCTGCTCACTTACTATGCGGACCAGTTCCGCACAACGGTGTTCCGCCAAACGATGTTCGCCGAGTTTGAGAAAATCATTCACGAAAAAGCGGAGCAGGGCGACTCGCTCACGCCGCAGGACCTGAGCAAGATTTACTACGACCTGAACAAACAATATTACGGGCCGAATATGGTCATCGACAAAGATATCGAGATGGAGTGGGCGCGTATCCCCCATTTCTATACGAGCTTCTATGTATACAAATACGCAACGGGCTTCTCGGCCGCAACGAGCTTCGCGAAGCAAATTCTCGAAGAAGGCGCTCCCGCGGTAGATCGCTATCTGGGCTTCCTTAAGAGCGGCGGAAGCGACTACTCGATCAACATTCTGAAGAAGGCCGGCGTGGACATGTCGACTCCGGAACCGATTGAACAGGCGATGAGCGTCTTTGAAGAGCTTATCACCCAAATGGAGCAGCTGACGAAATAGCGAGGCGCCCGTTACAAAAGAATCAACATAAAGCAGCAAGCCCGCCGGAATAAGCGGGATTGCTGCTTTTTTGATGCTCAGCTATTCAACTGCACTTGATTCACCTGGAGGCCCAAAGCATTCCCCGTTTCATCATCGTCAGCACTTGAGGCATGGTTACAATGTCCAGGGAGTGACCCAGAGCACAATAAAAAACCCGTCCTCTACCGTATTTTTTGGTCCATACCACAGGCATGATTACTTCTCTCCAAACCTCCGGAGGATGCACCTTCCCGAAATAGGTCGTTGCAAGCACCTCATTCGCAGGGTCAACAAGCATGTAATATTGTTCGGTGGTTACGACAAAATCCTCTATTCCCGACATGATGGGATGATCCCGCTGTATGATGTGGACCTGATAGGTGATTCCAGCACCCCCCGGGTGGGAGAGAAATTGACCGCCAACCATTTGCTGGTACTCTATCTCGCAGCGAAAGGCATCTCCCATACCGCCGTGCATCCCGGCCACTCCTGTTCCATTGCTTACAGCATCAAGAAAGGAACGAAGCTGCTCTTCGGTAATCGTTCCCGCGGTCCAATTGGGCACGATCAAATCAGTCCGCATTATTTTTTCCCGGTCAAGCAATACGTCTAAGGTATCGGAAATTTCGACGCTGAAATTTTCTTCTCGCAACAAACCGGCCAGAATTTCCGCAACCTCCCTGGGGCGATGCGGCGGATATCCGCCTTGCAGAATTAACGCCTTCTTATTTCTGCCGTAATTATTTTGGTATCGCTTGGACCTGATATTTATTTTCAATGAAATATTGTTCATTTTCATCATCTCTCCGCTGATGTCATCAGTATCTAATACGGCCATTATATGTGTCCGCCAAGCGATGTGACATTAGCGTATTAATTAATCGGTATACTCTGCCTTTCGTTAGAGTGGATAAGACGTACTCCACCCATTCCGAAATGCTTTCCTCCCCTCCGAGCAAAAATAAATTCGCTCTTTCGCGCCTAATGATCTCCGATTTCGTTGCATACGGAATATAGCCGGTTCTTGTGACATACAGAACGGGGAATTTCGGTAATACCATTATTTCACCGTATATTTCGGGCAGTTGATGTATAGGGACAATAAGCAGATTCATCTCGAAGGGCTGATATATTCTCGCATAATCCGCAGCTTCCTCAAAAGTATTTTTGTTCACTATGGTCACCTCGATACATCATATGCCCGCTGCCGCGATATATTTGAATGTGTATGAATTTATTGATTAAGGGGGAAACGGATTGGTTTCCAATGAAGAGATTGAAATGATCAAACTATTGACTGAAGCCATTTTCCCCGGGGCCAACCAGGCAAGAGTATACGAGTTTATTTTACGCGATATGAAGAGCAATCCGTTTTTTATAGAACGCTATCGTGAAGGATTGACCGAATTGGACGAGGCGGCGAATGACGTATACCGGTCGAAGCTGCTTGAGCTTAACGGCAGTCAACTAACCGGTTTACTGACCCGGTTTGAAAACAGCGCTTTTTTCGAACTCATAAGAGACCATACGATGGAAGGAATGTTCAGCGACCCGATATACGGAGGCAATTATGAAGCGCTTGGCTGGCGCTTGCTAGGCTATGCGGGCCCGACCTTTCATCCGCCGGAGACCATAGGGCAAACCAGTCTTCCGACGGTTTACTATTCGCTTGAAGGGATTGCTTATGAAGAAAAAACCTGATTACGATGTAATTATCGTCGGGGCCGGCGCGGCCGGCGGGATTCTCGGCAGGGAGCTGAGCGATGCGGGGTTATCCGTTTGTATTCTGGAACGCGGCCCGATGGTGGAGACAAAAGACGTATCGATGGATGAGCTGCGGTTTCCGATTCGCGAGAATCTCCTGTGGGCTACGCCAAGGGTAGCGGGTATGACATGGCGTCCCAACTCGCGTGCTGCGACGCAAAGAGTATTCCCCCGTATCCCTGAGCTGCTTGACGGATGGGGACCTGGCGGAAGCATGAATCACTGGGGAGGCGCAAGCTGGCGGTTCGAGCCAACCGTCTTTAACGCTCTGGATGTGTGGGGACAGGTTCCGGACGGCGCGATTGCCAATTGGCCGCTTTCTTACGAGGATCTGGAGCCTCATTATACCAAGTTTGAATACCGGCTCGGTGTTTCCGGTGACGCGGCTCAGATGGTGAACGAGCCTCCCCGAACAGCGCCGTATCCTCTGCCGCCGCTTGAGCAAGGATATGCGACGAATCATTTTGCGCAAGCCTGCAGGCAGCTGGGATACCGGCCGTTTCCAATGCCGGCAGGCATTCTGACGCGCGATTATCAAGGTCGGAAACGTACGGGCTTCTGCGGCTTCTGTATGGGCTACGAATGTACGGTAGATGCGAAATCAAACACCAGAGTGACCGAAATCAAAGAAGCGCAGAAAAATCCGAATTTCACACTCCTTACGGACCGGTATGTATTCAAAATTACGATAAGTTCTTCGCAAAGGGCTGACGGTGTCGTTTGTCTTGATTCGGACGGAGTCTCCCATGAACTCACGGCCAGCATTGTCATTGTTGCGGCCAACACTCTGTACAATGTATGGCTGCTGCTTTTATCGCGGGACCATTATGCTCCGGACGGCATAGGAAATCAGTACGGCCAGGTTGGAAAGTACTTCCACCAACATCCGGCGTTCGGTGTCTTCGGTTTATTCGACGAACGGATGAATGTACATATCGGTCCATCTCATACTGTGATGGCGGTTACCGATTATATGGAAAACCGATTTGATCATACCGGGCTTGGATTCGTTATGGGCGGCTTTTTCTTCGGAGCGCACCCGGCAGGAGCGTCGGGACAGCCAATTGAATTCGTCAAATCAATTCCGCGGCCGGAAGGAGTGCCGGGCTGGGGGCCTGGATTTAAAGAGTTCGCAGCACGAACCTTCAGTCATTATTATATGATTCTGACGCTCCTGACGGATCCGCCGATGCTATACA
This is a stretch of genomic DNA from Paenibacillus sp. sptzw28. It encodes these proteins:
- a CDS encoding gluconate 2-dehydrogenase subunit 3 family protein, encoding MVSNEEIEMIKLLTEAIFPGANQARVYEFILRDMKSNPFFIERYREGLTELDEAANDVYRSKLLELNGSQLTGLLTRFENSAFFELIRDHTMEGMFSDPIYGGNYEALGWRLLGYAGPTFHPPETIGQTSLPTVYYSLEGIAYEEKT
- a CDS encoding cold shock domain-containing protein; its protein translation is MKGTVKWFNAEKGYGFIQVENGEDVFVHYSAIQGEGFKSLDEGQAVEFEITQGNRGPQAANVTKL
- a CDS encoding class I SAM-dependent methyltransferase: MKNRYEQAGVAVTCRNFDEYVKMFDLPENELRAGEVLDIAAGGSSFTADARERGLQAVAADPRYAMAPDLLISEAEQEIAVSTKKLEQLTDQLDLTYYGDISKHRAAREVSLKRFAAHFTQEEARASCYSAGSLPELPFADNRFSLVLCSHFLFLYEEQFDFSFHKRSLLEMMRVCRPGGSIRIYPLMSLKWEPYPQLQQLLEVVRENGGSAELFATKLPFIPGSEHGLLINV
- the pepF gene encoding oligoendopeptidase F, yielding MNHVPKRSEIAPENSWKLEDLFASQAAWDKEYSQAKELMKKVEVFQGKLADPKELKACFELEDELSLHVERLYVYANMKHHEDTTEPSYQALSEKSKKLSVETGETLSFITPEVLSLADAELDAMINNPELAKYRHTLEEMRRQKAHILSKAEEALLAGVGNVSQAPGTIFSMLNNADLKFPKVKDENGEEVELTQGRYIQFLESKNREVRESAFKAMYETYGKLKNTIASTLSANVTKNIFYSRARKYPSALEMSLYGDNIPKTVYTNLIDTIHKHLPLMHRYMELRKKLLKLDELHMYDLFAPLVEEFKMDITFEQAKGTVKESLKPLGDDYLSVLQEGFENSWIDVYENEGKRSGAYSWGAFGTHPYVLLNHKDNLNSMFTLTHEMGHALHSYYSDNNQDYRDAQYTIFLAEVASTLNEALLMDYMLNKSTDPKEKMYLLTYYADQFRTTVFRQTMFAEFEKIIHEKAEQGDSLTPQDLSKIYYDLNKQYYGPNMVIDKDIEMEWARIPHFYTSFYVYKYATGFSAATSFAKQILEEGAPAVDRYLGFLKSGGSDYSINILKKAGVDMSTPEPIEQAMSVFEELITQMEQLTK
- a CDS encoding GMC family oxidoreductase, which produces MKKKPDYDVIIVGAGAAGGILGRELSDAGLSVCILERGPMVETKDVSMDELRFPIRENLLWATPRVAGMTWRPNSRAATQRVFPRIPELLDGWGPGGSMNHWGGASWRFEPTVFNALDVWGQVPDGAIANWPLSYEDLEPHYTKFEYRLGVSGDAAQMVNEPPRTAPYPLPPLEQGYATNHFAQACRQLGYRPFPMPAGILTRDYQGRKRTGFCGFCMGYECTVDAKSNTRVTEIKEAQKNPNFTLLTDRYVFKITISSSQRADGVVCLDSDGVSHELTASIVIVAANTLYNVWLLLLSRDHYAPDGIGNQYGQVGKYFHQHPAFGVFGLFDERMNVHIGPSHTVMAVTDYMENRFDHTGLGFVMGGFFFGAHPAGASGQPIEFVKSIPRPEGVPGWGPGFKEFAARTFSHYYMILTLLTDPPMLYNFIDLDPHAKNQLGFPLPRLTFDWSAQKNRMHQFFRPKIVEVLQAARAENIWGGTDVQFPWRLSHPSGGTRMGEDPMQSVTDRYGKVHGVDNLFVAGNSLFPTMSAFNPTETIGALAYWQADYIKQAVLKGNLI
- a CDS encoding LamG domain-containing protein codes for the protein MQTNVFRLARRILIVVLIAAIAMPVTGAIGSGEVMAEEEEITKGILDEMIFGNPESEQAHRFKGDYTNAVIGALGESTRVALPRTPADIQGGEMTFTMKVDPTAQNYFTVKFWGSDASSYKTMVYINGEQIGYRRVGDYQALEMGTSGALPNRFYYCTTLLPLEHTHGRNTVEITVRTYSGNFGTNVDQPSRGYYNAYTHNEAYLDVSGEVQGSKLKEGNSYLRDDITDAEKQAIVDQYMLNMVNTFSSYSAIIDGSPNAKLSIERYKDDLRFYANALQYDWSPAKTAEAKKAALQRIFKVIDNHVKDYYGNIRLVTRGGHQGDWGGYYGALGEALYIVEQLIKDDAIYGEAAFNAFLDQPFVTGTLDGLYSLAGVDWNGGELTRREAWERVLKANFDFARSRLSYIYNQVLYTYEGAWEAHEGLRLIGSPFFEGKERSHQILLEAVGGQPFLGEEVLVGTNGEELDLYHSLFYHDQTARFTEDYLQIVAKGLAKSKLDANGNVVRRLPYGEHYTGLTEAGQTRENGYVANYGEAANYLLKYFYKTLNHPGDEELNDQILKLALKNMHARGFTRYMGVDEGGKRIMRAEQVTDERNTAFAGFYAYGARTSTGMAMQYASLEMEMVHNEQRYSGPEWNEYWQYAKEAVGFAQQQLADHQLFNFTFGTRGTNSGEDYHLAETYKYISETRDDYERFDSVAAGAVLPQTDFDYYTEGEIAALGVNPADYEQFAWADVDNMFISLRDGDFRMFGNLNELNKGYSANGRLHVLGDNYDHIVQIATDGKYQYQDYWIRMDNIDMIFFEDQLTNGATAPQSTAGEIIPITYQSGVGKTDRDNFEADTPYAGYPDLLTARYGKYFMIFNTTRGVYGNERSFEVKIPTDYKGTTVLDLVSGQQLPIARTGKVTVSPKTAMVLKLTSDYQRDKEPDTVDFASALAGNGYAGITWKTTAGAQSYTITRSETENGKYAVIATGVKGNYYKDSTVQNGKVYYYKVSAVNGIGAGDESYRAKVTLTVPVSGLPGMAWRDERIGTTAGKAAVSGSSIAITGANGHGLGEGNDLIIYDRDIRDWLHFVNQAAAGSSAVSAKLDSWNGSASGIMMRDKLQDNTRYIYFGADQDGNLVLQNRTRDSRHAFSEEKKSPMNAMLIGLRAEDYPYLKLVRDYDSHFIHAYVSREGVKWQMVKRIFTPFPYAVYAGVAAAKDASFSGVTVEEMPRGQIYPYVQRDGSSVKFAWNKPKQAVKFSLFRTYDTEAALTDPVFKPGTLELEDNSPWTGLVSETPLLSHVDVGPGFDDFPAYKIAAISADGLVLGFSNAVYPPDETPAPHVSSIKVNNYLEGLDDEIQVSGLPEGTVVKVYRRPTDLEVLGATVTESTYGTVKIPQIGSESGVLYVSATIPGKMESARTAKSYPGENGLINLKAEKDATLRFNTTAPGDFNQFTILSNGTQEGNKRFGIVTFNNVPDLEDEAIESVTLKMYRANTRSATLRAHHIEWDDWKEPGAGGTLGAELKAGYFGGSTQAALDFFDGPNASAVITPDSANTVYGINGTWNLDVTEIAKANQGTRATFLLSVPSGEVNPLTKEYTSGTSVPGQFAAELIVKYKTDNITAPLTASDINVTNNAEGTADTVQVSGLAAGTVVKVYRNSSDTEALLGAATVTESTYATVSVPQIGIAPGTLYVTATAPFKLESERTARNYIGEPVNYTKGSYYTYLNELKRIGEQAEGLLVPVPMSLYSFEGNAENAFGGTHATVDGTPAYTEGKFGQAIDLNGINSFATLPSWHALSTSDAVTVATWVNWRGGNAWQRIFDFGNNTNQYLFLTPSSSGNVMRFAIKDGGGEQAVQTSKLPVNHWVHVAVTVGGGTAKLYVNGELKATNSNVTIKPSDFKPKVNYIGKSQWPDPLFNGLIDEFRVYNHVLSAEEIQAAMNNTAKPWIDNSLVTVLLAEAAALDETQYTQESRQALDEAVAYANALPADADQATIDNAAAHLLNAIESLKPLST
- a CDS encoding ThuA domain-containing protein; amino-acid sequence: MAVLDTDDISGEMMKMNNISLKINIRSKRYQNNYGRNKKALILQGGYPPHRPREVAEILAGLLREENFSVEISDTLDVLLDREKIMRTDLIVPNWTAGTITEEQLRSFLDAVSNGTGVAGMHGGMGDAFRCEIEYQQMVGGQFLSHPGGAGITYQVHIIQRDHPIMSGIEDFVVTTEQYYMLVDPANEVLATTYFGKVHPPEVWREVIMPVVWTKKYGRGRVFYCALGHSLDIVTMPQVLTMMKRGMLWASR